A window of Euwallacea similis isolate ESF13 chromosome 10, ESF131.1, whole genome shotgun sequence contains these coding sequences:
- the LOC136411516 gene encoding uncharacterized protein isoform X1 has translation MKLFHTLCTHCIFHIDNKQLHATIFVFSELNRLPRSASPDHFKKHGGNPLFNEILGGHGGHGVYEGNYGGHGGYPIGGYNIGYGGHPGGYSGQAQAQAQAGAIAGGHGGASAISQAQSQSASFGFGPFSATITELVFTKCYIP, from the exons ATGAAGTTATTCCATACTTTATGTACGCATTGTATATTTCACATAGACAACAAACAACTTCATGCCACTATCTTCGTATTCTCAGAGCTCAACAGATTACCTCGTTCAGCATCTCCCGACCATTTCAAGAAACACGGGGGAAACCCACTTTTTAACGAAATTCTAGGTGGGCACGGAGGTCATGGTGTGTATGAAGGGAACTACGGAGGTCATGGGGGATACCCGATAGGAGGATACAATATCGGATACGGAGGACATCCAGGGGGGTATAGCGGACAAGCTCAGGCACAAG CTCAAGCGGGAGCGATTGCAGGCGGACATGGAGGAGCTAGTGCAATATCCCAAGCTCAATCTCAGTCGGCTTCCTTTGGGTTCGGTCCATTTTCTGCGACAA ttactGAGCTGGTGTTTACGAAATGTTATATACCTTAG
- the LOC136411516 gene encoding uncharacterized protein isoform X2 gives MIKNEILVEEWRRFQWELNRLPRSASPDHFKKHGGNPLFNEILGGHGGHGVYEGNYGGHGGYPIGGYNIGYGGHPGGYSGQAQAQAQAGAIAGGHGGASAISQAQSQSASFGFGPFSATSKTFDCFLMIILNYFIF, from the exons atgataaaaa acGAAATCTTAGTAGAAGAGTGGAGAAGGTTCCAGTGGG AGCTCAACAGATTACCTCGTTCAGCATCTCCCGACCATTTCAAGAAACACGGGGGAAACCCACTTTTTAACGAAATTCTAGGTGGGCACGGAGGTCATGGTGTGTATGAAGGGAACTACGGAGGTCATGGGGGATACCCGATAGGAGGATACAATATCGGATACGGAGGACATCCAGGGGGGTATAGCGGACAAGCTCAGGCACAAG CTCAAGCGGGAGCGATTGCAGGCGGACATGGAGGAGCTAGTGCAATATCCCAAGCTCAATCTCAGTCGGCTTCCTTTGGGTTCGGTCCATTTTCTGCGACAAGTAAGACCTTTGACTGTTTCCTTATGATAAtcctgaattattttattttttag